CCTTATTTTATTTTATTATCAAATACAATCTCTTCTCGGTACTTTTTCATCACCTCCTGTTTATTTATTAAAGAGAATTGTAATTAATAATCATAGGTTTTGACAACATTAGCGTTAGTTTTTTGATAATCTTGTTGACTTATGTATTATTTGGTAATATCGTGTATTATATTACTTTTATGTATTTTTTTACTATATATTTATATAATACCTCATATTTACCAAAAAAAATATTACAATTTGGTTACAATTTATTTTTCTTATTCTTTTTAAATCAGCATCTAAAAACAAAAAAGCTTCCAAAGGAAGCCTTTTTGTTTGTTAAAAAACTATTTAGTTATTTGTTTAACTGTATATCCTCTCTCTTTCATGGAATTTATTATACCAGTATCTCCAACTAAATGACCTGCTCCTACTACTACAAAATAAGTTTTACCATCTTCACTATTTAAAAACTCTTCTACTTTGTTGGACATATTTTCATTTCTTTTGTTAAAGAGCATATTGTTGAACTCTTGATTACCTTCTTGGTTGGTTTTTTCCATGAACTTTTCAAACTCTACCATATCACCTTTTTTCCAAGCATCTAGTATATACTTTATAACTTCTCCTTGAACATTTACACTTTCATCATTTTCTTTGACTTCAACTAATGAAGATTCTAGTAAGCTTATTTGAAGTTCTTTTGACATTGAATCAAATAAGTCTGCTTGAAACTTAATTCCTTCAATTTCTAATATCTCCTTATTTGCAAACATAGCTTTAGTCATCAAGTTAAAATCTATTCCCATAGTTGCATCAAGAGAAGCACTTTGCATATCTAGTCCTTGAACTAATAACCCTGCATACCAAGGTTTTATCTTTTCAAAGTCTTTTGGATCAAGACCTGCTGCACTTATCTTATCTACAAAAGCTTTATAAATTTCTTCAGGAACATTTTTTTCTAAAGTATTGTCATCAGTATATATAGCCTTTTCCATCATATATTGAAGTCCTTCTTGATCTCCAACAATATTAGCTTCTACTGCCAATACATCAGATTTATTGAAAGTTTCAATTATGCTTTGACTAAAAGGATATATACTTGAATCTGCCACATGGACTGACCCCAATACATATACACTATTTTTCCCATTGGAAACTTCCCACAAAAATCCTTTGGAATCTCTGCCAGTTTTATGTATAACAAAATCATACGCTCTTGCAAATAAAACTAATACTTCTTCTCTTGTACAAATATGTTCTAATGCCAATTTGTCCGGTCCCTTGCCATCCATTATGTCATTAGAAACTAAAACACTTACCTTATCTAAATTAGCCTTTGAAATATTTTTTATATCCTTATGTTTTAACTCTTTAGAACTTCCTAAGTCTACCTTTGGCTCACAAACGCTTATTACATTATAAATAACAACAGCTACATCTTCTCTTGTAACAATTTCATCTGGTTTAAATAAATCTTTTTCCTCTCCCGCCATCAATTTTAAAGATAATGCCTTCAATACATTTACATCTTCTGTATCCTTAAAAGGATTTGTTGATATAGGAGTAATTTCCTTACCTGAAAGCTTTTCATATAGTGTAGTTGCAAAGTTTGCCAATTCTACTCTTGTAACACCTTCTTTAAACTGAGCAAAATATCCCTCACTTGCTAACTCTTGAATCTGTGCTTCCATTAAATGTTCTACAGCCCAATCACTTGGAACATCTTTTGCTGGGGCCTGTCCTCCATCAGCAAATGCAAAACTAAAACTAGAAAAAACAATGGTTAATACTAATAACAATGATAAAAACTTTGAACCTTTTTTCATTGTACCTCTCTCCTCTCTTTTATATATAATGTGACAAGAAAACACTCCTGTCTTATTACCCACGATTTACGAAGTCTCTAAACTTGAAGTTTCCTGCTGTGAACAATGCCAATATCATAAGTAAAAGTACTATTGTGTTTGGAAACAATTTTGATTTTTCTATACTATCTAATAGCCAATACTGAGGAACAAATTTCCCTAAATTTTTAATAACCATAGGAACTTTAGGATATAAATCTCCATCTAGCGCTATCAGACTTAGAAAG
This is a stretch of genomic DNA from Sporanaerobacter acetigenes DSM 13106. It encodes these proteins:
- a CDS encoding TraB/GumN family protein: MKKGSKFLSLLLVLTIVFSSFSFAFADGGQAPAKDVPSDWAVEHLMEAQIQELASEGYFAQFKEGVTRVELANFATTLYEKLSGKEITPISTNPFKDTEDVNVLKALSLKLMAGEEKDLFKPDEIVTREDVAVVIYNVISVCEPKVDLGSSKELKHKDIKNISKANLDKVSVLVSNDIMDGKGPDKLALEHICTREEVLVLFARAYDFVIHKTGRDSKGFLWEVSNGKNSVYVLGSVHVADSSIYPFSQSIIETFNKSDVLAVEANIVGDQEGLQYMMEKAIYTDDNTLEKNVPEEIYKAFVDKISAAGLDPKDFEKIKPWYAGLLVQGLDMQSASLDATMGIDFNLMTKAMFANKEILEIEGIKFQADLFDSMSKELQISLLESSLVEVKENDESVNVQGEVIKYILDAWKKGDMVEFEKFMEKTNQEGNQEFNNMLFNKRNENMSNKVEEFLNSEDGKTYFVVVGAGHLVGDTGIINSMKERGYTVKQITK